From the genome of Prunus persica cultivar Lovell chromosome G8, Prunus_persica_NCBIv2, whole genome shotgun sequence:
GCTGACATCTGATCGAGAAGCGTTAGCCTCCGGCGACCTTCCATGAcagcaaaaacaaatacagacaaaagaaaatgatgaatttctATTGGAGGATTGTGAGGATTTCAAGGATCGGAATCatccttttgttttgcttgGTTTATGTGATTTTAGATTTCTTGGAAATGTGAAACTGCTACTAAAATGGATCTATCATTCTTTATGACTGCAATTCTTTTATGTTGACATATACCCCTTTACTGAGGGCatttaagcaaaaaaaaagaacattaaaATTTTGTGAAGAAGTTGTTGTTGGTCTGTGTAGTTTTAATGTTTGGCAATTTGATTCTTGTAGTTTGATTATATCACAATTCAATGATacattgaaattttctttcaaaatttcatCCAAAATACACTTACACTACGTAAGTGACACGTGATTATTTCATCAATAAATTGGGAAGAAATTTGGACAAATCTTTAAATTGGATTAGATATCAAACTACAAGGATCAAATCACCATAAATGAAATCTCataaacaaaagtgaaaagtcCAACAAACTACATAGACAATAAATTGATAAATCTTGAATACCGTAAATCATCAATCATTTACATAAGATGGTTGTGAGATTGATGCAAAATGTAAGTGTATGTCGACTCATACTTATATGCCAGTCGTAAGGACACACACATTCTGCATTAATCCCACAAATTTCATCTTACACTAAGTTATGTACGCATTAAAGTGTAAAACGTTCGAGTTTACAATTACATTGAGTTCTGAGAATTTGAGGGAGGAACTAAAAATGGCATGGGATACCTTACGTCCCGTGACCGTTGGTACCGTCAGAAACGATGACCCCGCCAGCtttcaattcttttatttttatctctcCTCTgtgaaaaaagaggaagaaaagttGATTACCTCAgctcgagagagagagagaaagaaacatTCGAACATGCATATGAATATGATGAGGGAAagcagcaaaagaaaaaagaacagtaattacattaaaaaataataataagaaaagaagaaaagataagATAAGCGAGAGAGAACATGGCACgcaccaaaaggcaaaaaagcTAGCAGATGGATCGGAAAATTGGCAATGGTGGTGGGtctgtttgtttgtgtttttgtttgtttcttttaagcCCAGTTAGTTGAATGGTTGGTGGTCGATGGATCTCTGTGTGTGTTCTTTTTGTctggtttttgtattttccgGTTTTAGCTCTCAAATTGTAGGAGGAAAATAAGaggatagttttttttttttttttttggcagtgTTTTGGCAGCGGAACGAGTCTTATGGGAAGCAATAGGGTCCCCTTGCTTCCCCCTTAATTGCGGGAACATATTGTGATATACTTCAATTGCATGCTCACCATATATTGTACGCTTACCGAATGTTTCACGTAAAGAGAGATATAAAGAGCAAATGTATACATGAtatgaataagaaaaaaaaattactctaCATACATATTTACATCGTGCAATGTAATAGTTTGatagtaaaaaagaaagaacaaagtGATGTTTTTTTTGGAAGATTTAAGATATTTTTATGGattaggtttttcttttgctttttatgaTTGTTTAAAATCGATGAAATGGCCTTTGGATGTCtaatgtaaaatttgcataaacactaactttttttcatttgggtTGGAACAAAAACAGAGACAAAGGGGGAAAAAGAGAACAGAAAAGTCACAAGAGAGATTAGGACTTGAGCATGGCATGTGTTGGAAGACAAAGTATGGAACATTAACTAAGGAGTAAGGACAACATAGACTAGCCTTTCGCTTTTGAAATTTGTGACAAGTGATGAAGGTGGGATGCTTTGTTAAAGTAGAATATAAATTGCAGACACCCTAAATTaacattttttattcattataaAAACCAAACCCAATGGAATTTTTCTCTCATGACAATGACGTGGATTTATAAGTCGGGTCACGATTTTGGCGTTTCAAAATTACCTTTAAATTACGTTATACATTTCTCAAATTATGTTCGTGTTGTAAAAGAGTGTAAAAAGTGAAACTTGGACCATCATTGATCTTctctatttttaaaactaaaaataattaatgctACTAATCTAATACGGTTGTTTGGAAGgtttttggtgggaatttgttTCGAATGTGAGAGTGGTTGAGGTTGCAATATTGTTATGAATTAAGAGATAATGACTACCAAgttacaaacaaaacagaattATTAGTTCCACCTGCCCATCAGTTCATGAACACAAATAAGATCTAAACAGAATTAAAAGAAGACTTGCAGCCATCTTAATCTAAAATCTAGACCATACGATGCAAATatacatttttaatataagtaGGTTGATATTTAATTTCTCTTTATCTGCAATTGATGACTTCACATGTGTGACCAGTGACCACTACTACTTTAAATACTCTGtcactataaaaaaaaatgaaaattaaagacATGGCCTACCAACATCATTTTCCTTCTTGAAAGGAGGactaataaaaggaaaaagagagagaagatgatAGTGTTgatgagagagggagaagCAGCCGGAGTGGGAAGAAAGGGAACCACTGAAGAAAGCGGCCGGTAGGGCGGCAAGAGGGAAGGGGTGATGGTGGGAGAAGCCAACATATCTTTTATAGTTCATGTTATTGAAGCACATTTTATAATGGAACGTAaatgttattatttatgtattttaaataaaagtaaatgggAGAGGGAAGAATCGAACATACAATCTCACGTGCAAGAATGAATGTTACTGGATTGAAGTAATCGGAAATTGAACATGCAACTTCACATTCAAAGACGAATGCTCACAACCACTTCAACTGTAAGCCCTTGCGCTTGTAAAAATATCTTAAATCATAAGTGTACCAATCTTTCTTTTGGGATCATGTAGAATTtctcaaatgaaataaaatgtgAGTTCAAATTGGGCTCCAACGGCAAGCTAGCTTAAATGAAAGTTTATCTGGGTCTGCCCTTGCCAGGCCCATAATAATGCAGCCCAATTAAAAAtgaccaagaaaaagaaatgccaGATAAGCACTcaactaaaaaatttaatttattgtgGAAATTAGAAAAACCGCGGCTTCTCGAGAGTTCCGTAGATTGTTTGGTTCGCGACAGCCCGTCCTTTTAAGTCATCAGCTCTCCTCGGACGCGACGTCAAAACAAGGCTTCTTCAGTGTCTCGCTCTCTTTGAGCTCAGAGCATAGATCaggtattttcaaaatttccattTCTTTGATCTTTCTCGTCTCGAAATCTCTGGTTTTGATTTGACGAAATCGCTTATTGATCGTTGCTTGATTTGACTGTGTGAAGTTGCAGGGGTTTATTGTGTTTGTGATTTTGTTTGGCTGTTTCAGCTTCACTCGCACAATTCAATAATGTCCCATATCCTTGCAATTTGGATCTGTTTCTTCCCtctattaatttttcaaagtCTTAACTATTTTGCCTTGTTTGGTTGCCGAGAAACGCGATGAAAATTACCAAAGATTAGATCTTTTGCTCTCGATCTctgatttttgttgttgaagcCCGTTTTCTCGGCAACCAAACGAGTTATTGTGGAAATTAGATCAGGGTTTGAGAGGGGAAGAAGAGAGTGGTTTTGTTTGTGATGCTTGCTTGTGTGTTTGTTTGGCTTAACTGAAGCGAACGCGGAAGCCAGAGAGAGCGAGACCGTGAAAGGGCTCAGGCCAGGTCTGGCGGGAAATCCAAGCAGCCCAAAAACGATGGATTAACCCCTGAACAACGGCGACAAAGGTATGAATTTTCTCTCAATCTCAAgcctttcattttcaattcccTTGTTTCAACTCTGAATTGGgatgtttttcaattttttgctaAATTTCTATTTAGGGACGCCAAAGCGCTGCAAGAAAAGGCGGCAAAGAAGGCGGCGCAGGCGGGAGGGGTCAGCGGCGGTAAAAATTGACATGGGTTGAAGATTAGGGTTTAGATGAAATGGGAGTGTGTAATGTAATTGTGTGGTGAGCATTAGATGGGggattttagggttttggatttggagtCTGTTTGAGTCTTTGAGAATATTGAGATGAACAATCTAATTGAAAGTGTTTGTCTTGGTTGGCATATTGGCACTGTGCTGTGTATTGTTCGATTCTGAAAGCTTTCAACTTTATGCCTTGTAATCTAGCAATTGACTATTTATGTGATATGCAATTTACTGGTAATCTTTCTAGCATCAATCAAGAATCTCAATCTCACTTTCTTACCCAGTTATAACCACACAAATTCATGGTCCCCATGCCATATCTAAATGAGATATCACACCACTTGTCTGCCTACATCTCCATCAAACCAATGTAGATTGCTGTGCAGCTAAACCCCTGAGGATTTCTCCTCATCTCATGTCatctcatgtttggtaagtgcACTCTTGAAAATGCAATACTTGCGTCGTGAGTATGAACTTCCCATGTCGGGGGGGATTTCTTACCCTTGACTCTCCTTGTGAATCTTTTTTCCCTCACTTTGAAAAACATTTAATACACTATTTTTGGACCAAATTATCCATattctaaatttttaaataccaCTTTTTGttaatacttttaaataaaaaataaaagggtatTATTGGAaagttaaataattttttattcctaATACTTCACAACCAAACATAAGAATGAGAGAAAGGGACATTTTTTGGACCTTATTTCTCAGCGTTCTTCTAAATATGAGAATGAACATCTTCTATTTCAATGTCGTACGATTAAACATTGGAATTTTATTCACAAGAAATTCATTTCGCGCATCAAATGGAACCCTTAGAGTTTTAATGGAAGTATTAGCAAAATAACACTAAAGCTATGATATAATTTGGGCATGTCTACATTCTGAAAGTATTACTACAAATAACACTATAGAGCTTATATATTGACATGAGACGCACAATTAATATACCATACATCTAACTTGCTGAAGGAAACAGAGAAATGTGAATCTtagccaaaataaataaaaataattaatgacACATTAATAATTGGTGAGGTGAGGTGATAGATGAAGGAGATATGAAAATTAATATGTGTGTAATTCTCATGATTctattaaattaaatcaatAGACGTGTTACCAAGTATTTGATATGGGAACTGACAAACACAAAAACTCGACAAATAGAGAAGAGATGACAAGTGTAACTAAAAGGCAATTTAATAAGCTGAGAAGCATGAAAAGTTGCAGCTTATCAGATAACTACATAAAAAGCTTATCAAGAACAGAAAAGCAAATACACAAGAGGTACCATCTATTTCCGCATACTATTATGTTCCAAATCCACCCAGTTTGTAGAACATCTCTGAAACAATTCCTTAATGCTCAGAAACAAAGCAGAGCTTCCATGGCCACCTTCTTAAGTCTCTTCGGTAGCTTGGCATCCATACCAGCAACAAATCTGACTCTGCGGGCTTTCAGGTTCCAGCCATGCCCTCTCATTGTAGATATTAGCACATTCAAACTTTGCTAGGTTGTTGACGATGACGGGACGTGCTGATTCCAGTATATATAGCCGAGTTAGCCGCttggctatattatttttttaaaaaatcataaaaagcaGTGTCtcgccgggcggctatactattgatGGGACCCAAATAGCCTTTAGGCGGTCACGTGTCAAAATAGGTATCGCCGGGCGGCCATACTAATTTTGTAGAAACATcaagggtatagccgcgcggctatactatttttataaaaaagggAGGACCCGAATAGCATTTAGGaggccacgtgtcaaaagaTAAAAACCGAGtgtagccggacggctatactattttaaaaaaatgaaaaaccgagtatagccgtgtggctatactatttataaaaaagggGGACCCGCTGACTACGTGTCAAaagaagtatagccgcccggtaaaaaaataggtacagcCGCTCGGCTTTACCATTTTGTTAAAGAAACATTAATAataccgagtatagccgccggcaatactattttttaagGAAGATTAATATCAATGACGGGACGTGCCGATTCCAGTGGAG
Proteins encoded in this window:
- the LOC18767325 gene encoding uncharacterized protein LOC18767325 encodes the protein MNVTGLKKTAASREFRRLFGSRQPVLLSHQLSSDATSKQGFFSVSLSLSSEHRSGVYCVCDFVWLFQLHSHNSIMSRGSQRERDRERAQARSGGKSKQPKNDGLTPEQRRQRDAKALQEKAAKKAAQAGGVSGGKN